A window of Meleagris gallopavo isolate NT-WF06-2002-E0010 breed Aviagen turkey brand Nicholas breeding stock chromosome 11, Turkey_5.1, whole genome shotgun sequence genomic DNA:
CTGTCTGGGCGCTGGTGAAGATATGTATTGCTGTCACAGCAGTGAAGATAAATGTCTGGAAACTTTTCTCCATTGTTCTTGTCTTCctgtagtattttaaaatgcccTAGGATAATATTCTGTGGGACGGAAGCTTTCGGTTTTCCAGTGCTGGGGTCAGACAGGAAGGTGCTGCACAGTCCCTGTGCTCCTTGGCAATAGGTAAAAGAACGCTGTGAGCTCAGCCAGTTCTGTCCTGTCGTGTATCTCTAGGCTGTGTCCCCGTGCAGCCTGCACTGTGGACTAAATGCAAATACGTCTCTGGAAGAAGGACAGGGTCATGGTCATTGTCTggttctgtttgctttgttccTGTGGGTTTACCTGTTAATGCtgttatatataaatacaagCAGTACTACAGATAAATTGCAAGttccttttctccatctctGTGTGGGCACAAGCTTGGGCTTGTGCCAGGTGCTTAGGTAATGTCACACATGTAGGATTTGGGTCTCCTTGTCTGGACAGAAAGCGCCATGGTGATCTCAGAGCTTCTAAAGATCACTGTTCATGTCATTTCCAAGTGAGTCCAACACAGCTGTAGGAGCtacagtaatgaaaataatcagcaGCAGTctggttccttttttttcagggCTGCTGTCTCACGGGAGAGAATGATCTCCAAGGATAGACTGGGCTTTCATAAGGACGGCTGTATACATTTTATGTAGGGTTAGTTATTCCGTTTGCAAGCCAGCTGGAGTAGTGTACTGGGAACCTTACAATTTAAAGCTCTTACAACCTTAAAATAACTTCTTATTTGTGTGTTGTCAGTCAAGGTTAGTATTACTTGACTATTATGTGGTAGGGGAGGGAAAGTCAGGGCATTTGGAGGTCACAGAGAGGAGTCCACAGGCTGTAGTGTGTGAAGAAGCCTCAGTGCATTGCTCTAAACCAGAGGGTTTATATTTAGAAGGGCATGATCAGCATATAGCTGGGTTTCTTCTAGCATGTGTAGAATGTTCTGCAGGCTTTGTCTCGAAATAACCTTTGAGAAGACTCTTAAAACTCTGGTGAAGGCATTGTCTAATGAGGTAAATAATGGGAGGTAGCGTTGATCAGTGCTGGCGTGAAGactcaaagaaaaagttttccCAAAATACCAAATGTGGATTTGTTTCTATTGTatactttcattttattcatatttgAAGTCCTTTCACAATGTATCATTTTGTCTAAAATATCACAAGCCCTGTAAAATATTGTGAATTACTTCAGACATCCACAACGAAATTATGCCTTTCAGGtagaaaaaaagctgatttcTTTTGCACTCTAATTTATACAGCATGCTTGGGAGGAGGTCCTACTTAGCCCTCCTGCTATCCGCTGTCTTTCTGGGCGAGTAAAGAAATTAAACCTACAGCTAGATTGCTGTAACAATTGCTAGTCTGCGTGTTAGCAAACACTGTGGTGGTTGGCAGATTTACAGTGCTTTTGGAGATATACCTTCAGCCTCATCCAACTCAGCCCACTCAGAGTGGGGCAAGCATTAATCAGAAGAATCTCTTTTTTGGTAATACTTTACCATGAAATgctctttctttcacttcttttgcCTCTTCTATATTTCAACTTTCAAGACAGATTTTACTAATCTCTTTCTTAGTAAGAAATTTTCTCTGAGTTGAAACATCTAAGCTGTGTGCCCTGGATTTTATCCTTCTTCACTAACATCTCTCCAGTACGTCTGACTGTTCTGACATCCATCGTGGAACCCCACTGACCACGAGTGAGGGCAGAATTTggctgtatttatttaaaagagtAGACCTTAAGGAAAGAGAGGCTCTAGCTTCATCTCACTTTGTCTAATGTAGCTCATGCTTGCAGTTTCTCTGGTGGATCGTACAGAGTCACACAAACATTTTCCTCCCTGTGATTTTTTATCCCTTCTCAACTTCGTATCAGTCTCTTGAAAATAATGTCTTGATGGGTAACTTTGTACTGCAGCGAATGTGATCTTTTGTAATAATTGAGTAGGCATAGTGCTTTGATCTAATACTGAAGAGGCTAACTTGCCCTTAGCCATCTACCCTACAATCATGTTCAGACTGGATAAACAGGAATCCTTGCATCACTTTCTCCTTCTTAAGTAACTAATTAGGGCCAATTATACTTTAGAAATATAATTCCTTCATAGATAAGCAAAGTGGAAGTGATGTTTGGATTTTAAAGCCTCAGCTATAGTTGGAGGTTAGAAAAGATAGGTATGGTAAAGGAAATACAAGACAATTGCTAAATACTGGACAAACTGGAAGAATGAATCCCaacacattttaagaaaatttatctgaatgtcttttttaagttctttttttcctttttcttttttttaaagattggGGGTAGATTTTGTGTTCTTCTGGACACCGGCAAACCTGAACATAAGTACTGCAGTGAAATTAATTTGACTGTGATGAAGAATAGCATACTGCGTGCATGCATACTTCACAAATGTTCCTGTGATCAGAATCCATCACTGTCCTACTTACAGGGTGCCTACAGCAAGAGCAAAGTAAACTTGTCCTTTGTGAGTGATTGCAGGGCTGAACCTTCACTTGCAAAATGCATGGCCAAGGAAAACTTGCTTGTTTGCATGTACACAGCTAACTCAAACACCAAGTGAGGGAGTTTTCCAGAGCACAAATTGATATCACTGTTGGTAAACTGAAAAAAGGGATTCTTGGTATGGAGAAAGGAAAGACTGCTGCTGCACTCAGCTTGAATTTccatgcttttaaacagctgATAAATTTTCACATCTGGACTCCATCCACATAGGTTAATTCTTTGCGACGAGAAGTTGCAGAAGAACTTTTGGAATTAAGCCTTACTGAAGAACACACTGCAAATTACTGACCTTTCCCTGCTAAATAGCGGAAGTCTGATGTTGCCCCCATAATCAGTCTGAGGAGTcccagagaaagaagaaactctTGAAACAATAAAGCACATCTCCTAGAAGAGCAGCGGGATCTGGGAAGggaaagcagctgcagagcaggaggacTAGAGCGGGATGTGGAGTTGAGAGAAGgcagtgcagcagggcagggagacaAAGCAACGCAGAGGAGACTTCAGCCAGGTGACAGAGAGGAGGCACAACAGGCGCTGGGAATCTAGGATCCAAACTGCTCTCACTCAGCCACCTCCtatagtctttttttctttttactattcAGGGGGTGCCAGTTGCAGTCCAGTGTCTCCaggcagcccaggctgcagctgctctggccGTGGGCACTGATGCATCTCCTCTCTACCTTGCTCTCCTTCCATGCTGCACACTCGGCTTCCAACAGCAGGTGAGTATGCGGGGGAGGATCCTTCTGCCTATTTTGGGAACTCTTACCTATGGTTTTTAGTCTCGGAGATGGGAGGACATAGAAGgtagaataaagaaaaagaagctgggAAACTGCTGCCTATGCAATAGGAAAACAGCACACAGTGACAGTGGCTTTAGGGATCTGTGAGCCATTATTGAGAGTACAAAAACAAAGGGTTACAAACCTGTCCACCCTGTAGCTACATTTCTGTCCTACTCCTGATCTGCTTTATTATGCCCTCAGGTGTGCTTTCATTGCTACAGAGCAAGGAGCATCCATGGCACATAAAATCTTCCCTGTCCCCTCATACCCATCTTTGCAAAAGGATTGGAGCAGTGGAGCTGTGATCTGTCCTGAGGTGAGAGGAATGGGCAAAAATGGTGAGAGAGCTCCTGTGGAAATGGGGATAAAGCAGGCAGAAAGACAAGCATAGTGCACTGCAGCGTGATTTACTGAGTGTAGTTCAGTGTTCATTATTTAAGATAATTCATGATATTCCCTAATTGCCTAATTATATCTGTCATTATAAAAACAGTTAATAACTCCCACGTTTGCATACAACCAGATATACTTCATTATAATGAAAAATCtctgatatttcctttttactaCAATCGTCTACCCTTTCCAGCATGAATCCTCCATGGAGTTATGCATCTCACTGGATTCTtcccttcccatcccatccaGCCCAGGGCATAATGCCATTCACTAACTGTATGTGATTGCTACTGTACTATTGTGATGTGTTATAAATAGCACAGTTTCAGTATAGTTCATTCTGAAAAAGTATCTGTAAGATGACCTTTGGAAAACCAACTatgcatttcttgtttttccctttcacagCATGCAGTGGATCATGATGCTCTTAATTGGTGCAGTTTATTAATTACAAAGGAGCATAGAAGCTGAGTGGTAAGCAGAGGATTTCTACAATGAAGTGGATAATTAAAAAGGATTAATGAAGTGGATTAAATGAAAGGATTGAGGCCAAATGGAGCACAAATTTTTGAAACATTAGTGGCCCCAAACTCCTAGCATCCAAGGGCATgttccttttttccagtttgatgtttgttttcactCAGAAGTGTCAGTCTTTCTTTCAAACCAGGTTTATCAGCACATTCCCAGGAGAGCTGAGCAGATTTTGTCCCTCCTCCCGTGGCCCAAAGTGCTCCTTCTGTCCAGTACAAGTTCCCATCTGGTTTGCtttcagctcagtgctgcacctGTTTCCACTATCACATTAAAGACAAAACTCAAAGGATGTAATGGATGACACTAATCCTGTGCTTCCTCAGTCTGCTCTGTGTTCTTAATAACCTCTTTCTCTTTAAGAAAGATGGAGGAAAAGGACTTTGCTGGGATTCTGAAACAACAGAAGCCTGCCTAATCCACCCCTAAAGCTTCTTGGCTAACAGCATTCCTTCCTGCGGAAAGGCTTCTCTGTGGGCAAGTTTGGAGCACAACAAAGCCTATAGAAGGACTCATGCAATTGCCCCCAAATTCTGCTGGCAACAGCTGggtttttcttctccctcctgctcccaAATCAGTTATTCCACTTCAGATCTGAGCAGAGCTTGGAGGAGCTCAGCAGGCAGTGGAGGCGGCTGCAAAGATGGAGAGGAATCCACCAGggtgggaggtgggagggagCTGGTACAGTGCTGTGGGAGCGGCAGGTAAACACTGTGATATTTAAATAAGTTCCCTTCTGAAGGGAGCTCATTAAACATCTCTTGATCCTTACTCCCAATCCATTACCAGACCATTTTTGCATAGTTATTTTGCAAATGGTAGAGGGAGACATGCATATTTCTGCCATGTGACCCCCATCTGTCTGCTTTATGATTTCTCAGTTGCAGTAGCACTATCTGGCCAAGCACTTAACTTGGCTGGAATAGTAAAACAATTAGTATGTAAGTAATTATTTGTGCCAGTTCCTTTTTTGGTGTGACTCATGAAGCAGAAATCACAGGATATCATCATTGTAATATCACTGCCCGTTCTGAGCAGTGGGGAGCTCATCTGTGGAGCACACAGAATTCCCCACACGTGTTTTCTGGTTATTTCCCCATGCCAGTTACTAGTGGAAGCAGCACTTCGGGGCTGGGCCCACGCTGCCCGATCCGCTGCCCCTCCCAGCAGCAATATTGCCCCATTTACAATTGCTCAGTGTAGGCAGCAGGTAGCACACAACGGGGAGAGCCGCCCCGTGAGCAATGCCGCCCGGGCCGGCTGAACNNNNNNNNNNNNNNNNNNNNNNNNNNNNNNNNNNNNNNNNNNNNNNNNNNNNNNNNNNNNNNNNNNNNNNNNNNNNNNNNNNNNNNNNNNNNNNNNNNNNttctttttcttttttttttctttttttcatggtaTAAAAGACACAACAAAACATGACAGTGTCATAAACCAACTTCTCCTATGGTGCAAATTGCTTTCTGCTTTACTGGCAGCTGAATAAAGCAATGCCATAATTGTGATAAAagtcactgaaaatattcaacCTTAACAAcactttgtgtatttttaatttcctttcagtgcagactgacaaatgaaaacaaaacacagacagcCACACAGAGAATGCTGTTTTTTATGGACCATCAGTGGAAACACAGGAGGTCACAGACTGGGAGccactgtttctgaaaattCTAACCAGTCTCTCTGAGAGACCGTATGTGACCTCACCACAAATTACAGAATTGCTGCTGGCAAAGAACACTTATTTTTGTTAGGCCATTCTCATTATTTATCAAAAATCTAAAAGATCCAATCTACTACTGTTAAAATGGGTTAAGACAAAAGGCAAAATGAAGCAGACCTGTATTTTCCTTTAGCTATTATGCTCTCACAGGAAAATTTTCACAAGTCTGACATTGGTACAGGACATATCAATTATTGgtttctgtgatgattctgacCCACATTAAGGACATGACCTCATAATCCCTAGCTACAGTCCCTCCTATACTCTTGTTAGAAACAAAGGCGACTTTGTCTTGCAGAAGACTATGGGACTGGACTCAAAACATACACTTGGAGTTTGGATGCCAAGTccatgaaaatgagaaagatgcAAGCAGAAGTATTTCCACAATAGAAGCAAAGAGGTTGAGTTAAAGAAGCTCTGTGCTATTGTGCAGTATGACATCAGTGTTTCCCAAGGAAGTATCAcccttctttttgaaaatggatATACAGCAGTTTCACACCTGAACTTCAAGTTGTAACCCCTTGTGAAACATTATTGCACTCCTGTTACTTGTTCTGCATCTGTTTAAAATCTGcatacagtttaaaaaatttCTCTTTATATGAAGAGTAAGTTAAATCTATGGTTAGTTGTTTGTGGTGTGAGAAGGATATTACCTGGGTTGCTGAGAAAAgacactgctttgaaaaataacttgTAATTGTTCTCTTTGAACCCCCCTGATGGTATTGGATGAGGACTTCAAAGCACCCAGCTGTAGCCCAAACTGATCAGCATAAGAAAAAGCAGGGAATTACATGGAAGTGTCAATATCCAGTGCTCATAAGTCCTGAACTCATATTCAGCACCTAATTTTTGGATGGTAAATTTGTCAGAGTGCTCTAATTAAGGAGCAGAAGACACCAGTTCCACGTAATTCTTTAAAAGACTCAGAATAAGATCTCATGCATCACTTATTCTCTTTACATCCACGGCACTCCCACCGAGCTTGGCAGGGGCTTATAGAAAGTCTGGCATTTGACCTTGACTCTGAAGGGCTGTTTTTGGGGTGATTTACTGGGGAAGATAAAGGGGCCCCCTAGCAACCCCCTGAATGTGACAGATGCTCCTGACATGCTGGGGAAGAGCTGTGCCATTATGCAGTGTCCTTCTTTCCCCCCGCCCCCACTTTAAAACCATCTGATCCCCTTCTGGTTCAATTCTTTTACATATCCCTGTATTATATTGTAGAATCCGAGCAGCTACGCCAACCACTCAAGCTTCACTGCCCGTCTAATTAAAGTCTCTCTGTCAAATGGTAATTCTGTAATAATTCACAGCTGGTTTTGCTCTCTATTAAATCTATTATGTTCCCTGGCTGAAAAAGGCTGTGAAGCCTTAAAAAGTATCGACAGCTAttaatttgtttgcatttaaaatcCAGTATGTGGCTGCAAAGGCCTGTTACAGTATCACAGAGGAAGATAAATGTCAGTGCATAATCTGCTAGGAAATTTCACACAGGAATTGATTAAAAGTCTATCAGCAATCATTGCACGAGTGTGTCTTcaggtgtatatatatatatacatacatatatgtagctaagaaataaatagctctctatataaatatatatatatatatacacgcaGCCAGTTTAAACCTAATTGTTATGAACTAGTAAGTGGCATTCACTGTTCATGCATTCTTCCTAGTAGCAGAGCTTAATTATTTCAGCTTATACTCTAAGCAGCAACATACCAGTAAGCGTTTGCTTGCTTCCCCTGGTAACCTAGTAGTTTAAAGAGTACGAGCAGTTTCACCATTGCCGTTTTCTCTGGAAACCTTCTTCCACAGGTGTCTTTCCCCCAGGTTCACAGCATCTTCAAGACACGGCTGGGCCAGTCTGAGGGTCCCCAGTATGAAGGTCACCAGCTCAACCGTCTCCAGCCTGAAGGCCGATGGTACGGTGGCCACCGGCACGGTCAGTCCTGCTTGCAGAGGTCTGCGACATTGAGGAACCTCCTGACGACCACAGCCAGGCAGACCGTCAGCAGCAGCATGTACCCCACGGTGCCCAGGTAGGTGGGAGCGGCCGGGGCTGCCTTGAGGAACTCGGCCAGCCCATCTTCCACGTAGTGCACCTGGTCGTAGATGCTGAGGAAGGTGAAGATGTGGAAGAGCTGGTGGCTGTGCCCCACGATGTCAAACAGCCCCGGCTGGATCCGCTCGGGGATTTTGCTGACGTTGAAGAAGGCAGCCACCAGCAGCCAGAAGTAGCGGCGGTAGAAGTAGACGAAAAGCGTGGGGTTGCGCGTGCGGAGGTCGAAGATGAGGCTCTCCAGCATGATGGGACAGGCCATGCTCAGCGGCATGGCGAAGACGAAGGTGCGCACGGCGAAGGGGTAGGCGCAGCAGGCGGCGCGGCTGCGGCAGCAGGCGGCCGTGCATCCCACGGCCAGCGCCAGGGCCACGGGCAGCACCAGGGCGCGGTAGGCCGCGATGGGCAGGCTGCAGTCCAGCtgccagcccagctgctgctgcacgtaGCGGCTCAAGACGCCGGCATCCAGCAGGCTCAGCCCCGGCAGCAGGTAGTAGGAGTAGGCCACGGTGCTGGCGAAGCCGTAGTAGCTGATGGAGGCGTAGTCCAGGTAGAAGAAGGCGGCGCGGAGGCGAGGGGAGAGGCAGCTGAAGAGATGGGCCGTGCAGCTCATGGCAAAGGTGAGCAGCACCCCCGAGGCGTAGCACCAGAGGGGCAGCAGAGCCGGGTGGTGGAAGGGCACGTCCCCGGCCccccgcagcagcagcagccgccCGAAGCGgctgaggaagagcagcagagggATGAAGTGGGTCCAGAAGTTGAGCGTCTCGTTGGTGGGCTGCAGCACCGAGGCCAGGCACTCCTGCGCCGAGCAGTGCAGCCGTCGGTAGCCCGAGAGGATGAAGCACTCCACGAAGTCCTCGGGCACCTCGTCCCAGCGCAGCAGGGCGGCGGGGCGGGCGGGCGGCGCCGCCTCCTCCTTGTCTNNNNNNNNNNNNNNNNNNNNNNNNNNNNNNNNNNNNNNNNNNNNNNNNNNNNNNNNNNNNNNNNNNNNNNNNNNNNNNNNNNNNNNNNNNNNNNNNNNNNCCCTCAGGTGGCGCGGCGCTGCTCCGCCCGAGCGGCAGCGAGCGCGGTGTGAGCGAGTGTGCGGGAACCGCTTCGTCCGGAGCTCAGGCAGCCGTGCTGTAAAACACTGCTTCGTTTGAATTCTAAAGCAGACTTTAAATGCTCCTTCTTGTTTACCGGTTGGTAATCCTGACCCGTTTCAGCAGCGTTTTCACCCTGGCTGTGAAAGATGCTCATTAAAGGGCTGCGGCAGAGCTCACAGCGATGAACTCAGCGGTTGTGTGTTTGTGGGACTCGGGACCAGGATGTTTGGGAAAGAAGTGGAATACCAGCTCAGGAGTCTCGTTGAACGCCAGAAAACTTGCCCTTAAAACCTAGTCTCTGAAAGCAGTGTTAATAGAGATGGATAGTGACGGAGGGTGTTAAGCCGATAAGTGAAAATTTACCTTTTAAGGATGGTTTTAAGAGTAGCCTGCACCTCCTTGTGCTTTTCCCATAGAAAAGGCACAAAAGTTTGCACGAAGCAAAGACTGGGGGAACTGAGCAGTGGAAGGCTCTGCAGTTGTCGAGAGGCAAGTCAGAATGCAAACCTGTTCATTCATTTCTGCGCTGTTTCTTAAGCGCTCACTGCTCATATTCctgcaaaacacaaagaagGCTGCTCTTCCTGCCACGGCTTTGGAGCAGTGCTGTCTTACACAAAATACATGGagaattaaacagaaaaagaatgctGCAAGGTAGTGGATGTAATGTCTGTTCTCTCGTTTCTTAGAGCTGGATGAAGAAAGCAGTAGGATAGCATGGATGTGTGTGTGCTGAATTTCCAAGAGGATTTGTGTAGCAGAAGTGCAGCTTCTGTTGGGGTATCCCAATACCAGTGGTTGGTAAGAGGAGGCAACAGCATTCCTGCATTCAGGGAGGCAATAGAAAACAGCAAGAAGCAGAGGCTGAGGTGTGTGAGGGTTTTGCAGAGGCTCAGGTTTGTTTCAGGCACGGTtgtctctgcagcagcatgggAGTACCTGgcctgcagccctggggaggggcagccccacaTGGCCTGTGGCACTGGAGGAAGCAGTGCGACACATCTGGGTACGGAAGTTGTCATCTCCAAGATGTGGGGATGGAGTATTTTAACATGATCAGAACAGAGGTAATACTTGAGCTGATCTGAAATGGCAGAAATGGGAAATAAGTTagccagaaagcagaaaattactTAGTCTGTGACCGACAGGTTCTTAGTTAGCAGCCAGAACCACTAGGTATAGTGATTTTAGTTATGAAGGTAGTTTAATGTTCATAAAATTGTTATACATGGAGGTTAGTGTGTGCCATAGTGAGTTGTATAATCCTCATGCCACAGGCACAAATATtccctgctgctcttctctgattGTCAACATTTTTGTAGTCTAGAGAAGAACCactatttaaaaataccaaGTATTGCAGGCTTTCCATCCACTGCAGAGCGGGACTCCATGCAGAGCCACCAGTGCGGGTGAGCTCCAATAGGTTACGTATTCAGGGACCTTTTCTGTGTGCTTGCTGCACTTAATTTATTCTCAAGTTACTGTTAAACTTCTCATATGTTAACAGGTTTCTAATCACCCAAGAAGACCTGCAGATCtgtgcaggaaagggaaaatgtatGGCTGAGGAGCACACTGACACAGGGGACGGGCTGTTGGGAAAGCCCTACACAGTTGCATGCAGACGCGCAGTGGGTGCTGGCACCTTCGCTGTCTCAAGGATGGAGCAGCGTCACTCCTTGGCATGCCCTGCCCAGGAGCAAGCCCCGAATTACAGACTGCAGACAAGGCACTCAGTCTGAATTAAATTGTATTTACCAAATGTAAATGATGTTGCTGGAGAGAAGTCACCCATGAACTAGACCAGTATTCTGGCTGGTTTCTACTGATGGAAGGGTCAGAAAAGTAAAGCAGTTACCTATAAATAAAGATGTTAGCACTGACATTAATTTTAACTGAATTTCtattagaaatacagaaatgggAATGACCTTTCTTTTTCAAGCCCGCTGTCCCCTGCTGTTTCATGCTACCGAATAAGTAAACTCTTTCATAAACTGATGACGCTTCATTTCTGAAGTCAGCAATTTGCAGGGTCAACATCTTGGTGTTGTTTGCAG
This region includes:
- the PAQR9 gene encoding membrane progestin receptor epsilon yields the protein MANFIVQHTPEKEYTASTHKEEAAPPARPAALLRWDEVPEDFVECFILSGYRRLHCSAQECLASVLQPTNETLNFWTHFIPLLLFLSRFGRLLLLRGAGDVPFHHPALLPLWCYASGVLLTFAMSCTAHLFSCLSPRLRAAFFYLDYASISYYGFASTVAYSYYLLPGLSLLDAGVLSRYVQQQLGWQLDCSLPIAAYRALVLPVALALAVGCTAACCRSRAACCAYPFAVRTFVFAMPLSMACPIMLESLIFDLRTRNPTLFVYFYRRYFWLLVAAFFNVSKIPERIQPGLFDIVGHSHQLFHIFTFLSIYDQVHYVEDGLAEFLKAAPAAPTYLGTVGYMLLLTVCLAVVVRRFLNVADLCKQD